The nucleotide window ATTCTTACTCATGCAGCTTGTTTGTAAATGTCGTCGTAAAAATATCTGTTTTTCTTCTATCAGTCACATTCATTATAGGTCACAGCAAGCTGCTTCCCCAGTTTTATGTGCAACAACACATAAGACATAACCGGTATTTATATCAGCAGATTTAGAGTTTAGAGttttacaatctgtttattgGAGGTGAAAATGCATcccattaataataataagacaTCAAGCCTGCAGTGAATCTCCAGACGGTTCCCTGCAGAGGTCTCAAATGAACAAACAAGGTGTCATGTTGGATTTTCCACAACGTGCCAATGCAGCCTAATCAATACCACGTGTAGTTTCACACGTGGACTTCAGTATTTGCAAGTTTTGAAGATTTGATATCTgcggtttttcatttttagcatgatgccaaataaacagaaacatgTTTTAACCTCTTACCGTCGAATCCAAATAGATAACCTCGGATAATTATGTTTCTTTGAGATACATATCTGACACGCCACACCAGCCGTGATCCCTCCGAGGCTTGTGAACGTGAACCACATCACGCTGCGCTCACATTTGTGTTGCCTACAGCCCGCAGCCtcactgatgaaaaaaaaaaatgacgtgAGTGGTTGACGATGCTAAATGGCAGCACTTGAAATAGCCTACCTGCCCGCCCGCTCACCCACTCGCTGATACGATCACGACCCTGTCAGCAGCGTTTCAGCACCGCGGCGCCGCGGACAGCTCCTCCCCCGCCCGCCGACCTGCAATCTGCGGAGAAAAGttcaacacaaacatttcatttcatttgttgagtgcgagatttttcttttccccctcccCAACTTCGAGGAGCTCGAATTTTAGATTATCTCGGGAGGAGAATGGATTTTAATCGACCAGCAAATGTCTCCTTTTTTGATTTCGTCGGAGGAGTGCAACTTCTCCAGGGGGAGGACACCAGGACAGCCATACCGGTCGTCCTCATCGGGATCTGCGTGTCCGGGGCTGTTGGGAATTTGCTCATTTTGATGGTTTTCATCCGTGACTTTAGGAACGGAAAGGGCTCCGAGGTGAAAGCGCTCCTCGCCTCGTTGGCCTCCACGGACTTGGCGATCCTGCTGCTGTGCGCTCCGGTGCGCGCCTTCACCTACTACAAGCAGACCTGGACCCTGGGCAGCTTTGTCTGCAGCACCACGGACTGGTTCCAGCACTCGTGTGTGATTGCAAAAACTTTAATCCTTGCAGTCACCACCAGAGCCAAACACACGCTTGTGCCAAGCACCGCCACGGGGCCCCTCTACAGCCCGACGTGGATCCACGGAGCCCTGGCGTTCGTTTGGATGGTGTCGATGATGTTTCCGATCCCCCAGCTGCTCTTCGCCACTCTGGTGAAGCATGGCCGCGACACTATTTGCGTCTCTGAAATGCCGCTCTGCGCGTCCAACTTCATGAGTTTGTTCTACAAGATTTATCCCACTGCAGCCTTCGTGGCGCCGGTCATCTTCACCGTTGCCTACCACACCAAAGTGCTGCACACCGCGGTGAACAACGCACCCACCCCGCGGCACCAGAGCAAAATTACCCTGGTTTTACTGTG belongs to Gasterosteus aculeatus chromosome 15, fGasAcu3.hap1.1, whole genome shotgun sequence and includes:
- the LOC120833345 gene encoding G-protein coupled receptor 151; its protein translation is MDFNRPANVSFFDFVGGVQLLQGEDTRTAIPVVLIGICVSGAVGNLLILMVFIRDFRNGKGSEVKALLASLASTDLAILLLCAPVRAFTYYKQTWTLGSFVCSTTDWFQHSCVIAKTLILAVTTRAKHTLVPSTATGPLYSPTWIHGALAFVWMVSMMFPIPQLLFATLVKHGRDTICVSEMPLCASNFMSLFYKIYPTAAFVAPVIFTVAYHTKVLHTAVNNAPTPRHQSKITLVLLCLSSALGLMLLPEWGAFTWIRLGYNKPPVGLVIFAQVLLYACSALSPVILMTMYDEVRQGLITIWFMATCRGTKRLRGTQCPKTEGNGAEVEVEENAVGNAVSQETEKTIPDVEHFWTGRRNTHVEEEQDPVPWEREEKML